In 'Nostoc azollae' 0708, the following are encoded in one genomic region:
- a CDS encoding photosystem I reaction center subunit II PsaD → MATLTGQTPLFGGSTGGLLKKAEVEEKYAITWTSPKEQVFEMPTGGAARMLKGENLLYLARKEYSIALGAQLRKFKITDYKIYRILPSGETSFIHPTDGVFPEKVNAGRDKVRHVPRRIGQNPSPAQLKFSGKATHDA, encoded by the coding sequence ATGGCAACTCTTACTGGACAAACCCCCCTATTTGGTGGTAGCACTGGCGGTCTACTTAAAAAAGCAGAAGTAGAAGAAAAGTATGCTATCACTTGGACTAGCCCCAAAGAGCAAGTGTTTGAAATGCCCACCGGTGGTGCTGCTAGAATGCTCAAGGGCGAAAACTTGCTTTACTTAGCTCGCAAGGAGTATAGTATCGCTTTAGGCGCTCAACTCCGCAAATTCAAAATCACAGACTACAAAATTTACCGGATTCTCCCCAGTGGTGAAACCTCTTTCATCCACCCTACTGATGGAGTCTTCCCTGAGAAGGTAAATGCTGGTCGTGATAAAGTTCGCCACGTACCCCGCAGAATTGGACAAAACCCCAGTCCTGCACAACTTAAATTCAGTGGTAAAGCTACTCACGATGCATAG
- the trpE gene encoding anthranilate synthase component I yields MIFPDFQQFTELAKQGNFVPVYQEWVADLDTPVSAWYKVCAGQPYSFLLESVEGGEKVGRYSLLGCDPLWILEARGDKTTQTHRDGSQEVFTGDPFTVLADCLAPYHPVKLPQLPSGIGGLFGFWGYELINWIEPCVPIHPQDERNIPDGLWMQVDQLLIFDQVKRKIWAIAYADLRNTDNLAAAYQKASDHIQQMVSKLSLPLSPQNTQLPWTSPQNKPKAGMEEYISNFTRPDFCASVEKAKEYIKAGDIFQVVISQRLSTEYTENPFALYRSLRQINPSPYMAYFNFQDWQIIGSSPEVMVKAERDEEGGIIATVRPIAGTRPRGKTTQEDEAFAADLLQDPKEVAEHIMLVDLGRNDLGRVCKNGTVKVDELMIIERYSHVMHIVSNVVGKLAKNKTAWDLLKACFPAGTVSGAPKIRAMEIINELELTRRGVYSGVYGYYDFEGQLNSALAIRTMVLHNQTVTVQAGAGLVADSEPEKEYEETLNKARGLLEAIRCLR; encoded by the coding sequence ATGATATTCCCCGATTTCCAGCAATTTACAGAACTAGCAAAACAAGGTAATTTTGTCCCTGTATATCAAGAATGGGTCGCTGATTTAGATACCCCTGTTTCTGCTTGGTACAAGGTTTGTGCAGGTCAACCTTATAGCTTTTTGCTGGAGTCGGTGGAAGGTGGAGAAAAGGTAGGACGTTATAGTTTACTTGGTTGTGATCCGCTGTGGATTTTGGAAGCGCGGGGAGATAAAACTACTCAAACACACCGCGATGGTTCCCAGGAAGTTTTTACAGGTGATCCTTTTACTGTTTTAGCGGATTGTTTAGCACCTTATCACCCAGTAAAATTACCACAGTTACCTTCAGGAATCGGCGGACTGTTCGGGTTTTGGGGTTATGAATTGATTAACTGGATTGAACCGTGTGTACCAATTCATCCTCAAGATGAGCGTAATATCCCTGATGGGTTATGGATGCAAGTAGACCAACTGTTAATTTTTGACCAGGTGAAGCGAAAAATCTGGGCGATCGCCTACGCTGATTTAAGGAATACTGATAATTTAGCAGCAGCATATCAAAAAGCGAGCGATCACATCCAACAAATGGTGAGTAAGTTATCTTTACCTTTATCACCACAAAATACCCAACTTCCTTGGACATCTCCCCAAAATAAACCCAAAGCGGGAATGGAAGAATATATCAGCAATTTTACCCGTCCCGATTTTTGTGCTAGTGTGGAAAAAGCTAAAGAATATATCAAAGCAGGTGATATTTTCCAAGTCGTGATTTCTCAACGTCTATCCACAGAATATACAGAAAATCCCTTCGCTTTATATCGTTCCCTACGCCAAATTAACCCTTCACCTTACATGGCGTATTTTAACTTCCAAGACTGGCAAATTATCGGTTCTAGTCCTGAAGTTATGGTGAAAGCAGAACGAGATGAAGAAGGGGGAATAATCGCCACTGTCCGACCGATTGCGGGAACTAGACCCAGAGGTAAAACCACCCAGGAAGATGAGGCTTTTGCAGCAGATTTACTTCAAGACCCTAAAGAAGTTGCAGAACATATCATGTTAGTTGATTTAGGACGCAATGATTTAGGACGAGTATGTAAAAATGGCACTGTTAAAGTTGACGAATTAATGATAATTGAACGCTATTCTCATGTTATGCACATTGTCAGTAATGTGGTAGGGAAATTAGCGAAAAATAAAACGGCATGGGATTTATTAAAAGCTTGTTTTCCTGCGGGTACAGTTAGCGGTGCGCCAAAAATTCGCGCTATGGAAATTATCAATGAATTAGAACTAACCCGCAGAGGTGTATATTCTGGTGTCTATGGATATTATGACTTTGAGGGACAATTAAATAGTGCGCTCGCTATCAGAACTATGGTTTTACATAATCAAACTGTTACTGTCCAAGCTGGTGCAGGTTTAGTCGCTGATTCTGAACCAGAAAAGGAATACGAAGAAACTCTCAATAAAGCCAGAGGTTTATTAGAAGCAATTCGATGTTTGCGGTAA
- a CDS encoding SDR family oxidoreductase yields MNSTRKLAVVTGANRGLGFEVSRQLANNGYHVILTSRDKAKAQKAAETLQNEGLSITFHLLDVTSDESCQKLACFIQKEFGKLDVLINNAGIFLDLRYQGNRIFDTQIEILQETMETNVYGVFRVTKALFPLMKAQKYGRIVNVSSGMGQLTHMEGGYTGYRLSKTALNALTRILVNELQINNILVNSVCPGWVKTDIGGSAAPRTPEEGVDTLVWLATLADGSPTGNFFRHRQPIAW; encoded by the coding sequence ATGAATAGCACCAGAAAGTTAGCTGTTGTTACTGGTGCAAATCGGGGTTTAGGATTTGAAGTATCTCGGCAATTAGCTAACAATGGATATCATGTAATTCTCACCAGTCGAGATAAAGCCAAAGCCCAAAAGGCAGCGGAAACATTACAAAATGAAGGATTGAGTATCACATTTCATCTTTTAGATGTTACCAGTGATGAAAGTTGCCAAAAACTAGCATGTTTCATTCAAAAAGAATTTGGTAAACTCGATGTTTTAATCAATAATGCAGGTATCTTTCTAGATTTGAGATATCAAGGGAATAGAATTTTTGATACTCAAATAGAAATATTGCAAGAAACAATGGAAACCAATGTTTATGGTGTGTTTCGAGTTACTAAGGCTTTATTTCCCTTGATGAAAGCTCAAAAGTATGGACGAATTGTTAATGTTTCTTCTGGGATGGGACAATTAACACATATGGAAGGTGGATATACTGGATATCGTCTTTCCAAAACTGCGTTAAATGCTCTCACTCGAATTTTAGTAAATGAATTGCAAATCAATAATATTTTGGTTAATTCCGTTTGTCCTGGATGGGTAAAAACTGATATCGGAGGTTCAGCAGCACCCCGTACCCCAGAAGAAGGAGTTGATACTCTTGTCTGGTTAGCAACTCTTGCAGATGGAAGTCCTACGGGTAACTTTTTCCGACATCGTCAACCCATAGCTTGGTAA
- a CDS encoding SDR family oxidoreductase, whose protein sequence is MISVNNQIVLITGASSGIGASCAKVFAQAGAKLILAARRCDRLQEFTKTLNLPDDKIHLLQLDVCDHTAVESAISNLPPDWSKIDILINNAGLSRGLNKLYEGDFQDWEEMIDTNIKGLLYLTRYVVPSMVKRNRGHIINIGSIAGHQTYPGGNVYCGTKAAVKAISEGLKQDLLGTRVRVSSVDPGMVETEFSEVRFHGDTERAKKVYEGLTPLTPNDVADVVFFCTTRPTHVNINEVILMPVDQASATLVNRKL, encoded by the coding sequence ATGATATCTGTAAACAACCAAATCGTATTAATCACCGGTGCAAGTAGCGGAATTGGTGCGTCTTGCGCTAAAGTCTTTGCTCAAGCTGGTGCAAAACTGATTTTAGCAGCCCGACGGTGCGATCGCTTGCAAGAATTTACCAAGACCTTAAATTTACCAGATGACAAAATCCATTTATTGCAACTTGATGTGTGCGATCACACGGCCGTCGAATCTGCTATTTCTAATTTACCCCCCGATTGGTCAAAAATCGACATCTTAATCAACAACGCTGGTTTAAGTCGCGGTTTAAATAAACTATATGAAGGCGACTTCCAAGACTGGGAGGAAATGATTGATACTAATATCAAAGGTTTACTCTACCTTACACGTTACGTAGTTCCCAGTATGGTAAAACGAAATCGAGGTCATATCATTAATATCGGTTCTATTGCGGGACATCAAACTTACCCCGGTGGTAACGTTTACTGTGGTACAAAGGCCGCAGTCAAAGCTATTTCTGAAGGCTTAAAACAAGACTTGTTAGGTACTCGTGTGCGTGTGAGTTCCGTTGACCCTGGAATGGTAGAAACAGAATTTAGTGAAGTACGATTTCATGGGGATACAGAACGAGCTAAAAAGGTTTATGAAGGTCTTACTCCCCTTACCCCTAATGATGTTGCTGATGTCGTATTTTTCTGTACCACTAGACCTACTCACGTTAATATTAACGAAGTCATACTCATGCCAGTTGATCAAGCTAGTGCAACTTTAGTAAATAGAAAGTTGTAA
- a CDS encoding nuclear transport factor 2 family protein → MTNIIPLLMKHNKTFPLGISLVSFLLTLGFSSNEQFAQAATPENAPATLKNLLTQIDIASNRGDVNSVMQFYSPNFTHGDGLNRQTMEQALTSFWKRYPQLRYSTRLQSWKSEGNTIIAETVTTITGLPSGNSNNLALKATITSRQRLAGTKIVCQEILSERTQLTSGNKAPQLVIKLPQQVKVGQRYSFDAIVQQPLGNDFLLGSALEETIQSTKYLNPTPVNLELLTAGGLFKTGRAPSTPGHQWISAVILRNDGMIMITQRLVVKK, encoded by the coding sequence ATGACTAACATTATTCCTTTATTAATGAAACACAACAAAACATTTCCTCTAGGTATTTCCCTGGTTTCGTTCCTACTGACACTCGGCTTCAGTAGTAATGAGCAATTTGCTCAAGCTGCTACACCAGAAAATGCACCCGCAACACTGAAAAACCTGCTGACTCAAATTGATATAGCTTCTAATCGGGGTGATGTTAACAGTGTTATGCAATTTTACAGTCCTAATTTCACTCATGGCGATGGCTTAAACCGCCAAACTATGGAACAAGCATTGACATCTTTCTGGAAGCGTTATCCCCAATTACGCTACAGCACACGCCTACAATCTTGGAAATCCGAAGGCAATACTATCATTGCCGAAACTGTCACCACAATTACAGGTTTACCTTCTGGTAACAGCAATAATTTGGCTCTCAAGGCTACAATTACTTCCCGTCAACGTCTTGCTGGTACAAAAATTGTGTGTCAAGAAATTTTATCAGAACGCACTCAACTTACTTCTGGTAACAAAGCACCCCAACTAGTAATTAAATTACCTCAACAGGTTAAAGTTGGTCAGCGATATAGCTTTGATGCTATTGTCCAACAACCATTGGGTAATGATTTCCTGTTGGGGAGTGCATTGGAAGAAACCATTCAATCCACCAAATATCTTAATCCTACACCTGTAAATTTAGAATTACTCACTGCTGGTGGATTGTTTAAAACCGGACGCGCACCATCTACACCTGGTCATCAATGGATTTCTGCTGTTATTCTTCGTAATGATGGCATGATAATGATTACTCAGCGTTTAGTGGTGAAAAAATAA
- the murG gene encoding undecaprenyldiphospho-muramoylpentapeptide beta-N-acetylglucosaminyltransferase, translating to MTKVPIKLLIAASGTGGHLFPAIALAEKLQEYKIEWLGVPNRLETQLVPEQYPLNTIAIEGFQQGLSLSSVPILFKLIASILAVRRILKQGNFQGIFTTGGYIAGPTVIAARSLGLPIVFHESNALPGKVTRFFGPWCSAVAVGFAIASKYLPGAKTVCVGTPVRSQFLHPAVDNALDLLIPNGVPLIVVFGGSQGAVAVNKLVRQSAQAWFDAGAYVVHLTGDNDPEAESLQHPQYIVLPFYDNMAALLRRANLAISRSGAGSLTELAVCGTPAILIPYPFAAEDHQSYNAAVFTEVGAALTFKQSELTLEILQQRVLDLLQSPAQLAKMGENAKAIGVPDSADQLAALVREVIGR from the coding sequence ATGACAAAAGTACCCATAAAATTACTCATAGCCGCTAGTGGGACTGGTGGACATTTGTTCCCAGCGATCGCATTAGCAGAAAAATTACAAGAATATAAAATTGAATGGCTTGGTGTTCCCAATAGACTAGAAACTCAACTCGTTCCTGAGCAATATCCTCTGAATACCATTGCTATTGAAGGTTTTCAGCAAGGTCTGAGTCTTTCGTCGGTACCAATCTTGTTTAAACTCATAGCTTCGATTTTAGCAGTGAGACGTATTCTCAAACAGGGGAATTTCCAAGGAATATTTACCACTGGTGGTTATATTGCTGGGCCTACAGTCATAGCAGCACGTTCTTTAGGTTTACCGATTGTTTTTCATGAATCTAACGCTTTACCTGGTAAAGTTACCCGCTTCTTTGGGCCTTGGTGTAGTGCAGTAGCTGTGGGATTTGCAATCGCTTCTAAATATTTACCTGGTGCTAAAACTGTCTGTGTGGGTACTCCTGTCCGTTCTCAATTCCTCCATCCAGCAGTTGATAATGCCCTAGACTTGCTAATTCCTAACGGTGTTCCCCTAATTGTCGTGTTTGGTGGTAGTCAGGGTGCTGTAGCTGTCAATAAATTGGTGCGTCAGTCGGCTCAAGCTTGGTTTGATGCTGGTGCTTATGTAGTCCATCTAACAGGTGATAACGATCCAGAAGCGGAAAGTTTACAACATCCCCAGTATATAGTTTTACCTTTTTACGATAACATGGCGGCTTTGTTGCGCCGTGCAAATTTAGCTATCAGTCGTTCTGGTGCTGGGAGTTTAACAGAATTAGCGGTGTGTGGTACACCAGCAATTTTAATACCTTATCCTTTTGCAGCGGAAGATCATCAATCTTACAATGCTGCGGTTTTTACTGAGGTTGGTGCAGCTTTAACTTTTAAACAGTCGGAGTTGACACTGGAGATATTGCAACAGCGGGTTTTAGATTTATTGCAGTCACCAGCACAATTGGCCAAGATGGGAGAAAATGCCAAAGCGATCGGAGTTCCCGATAGTGCTGATCAATTAGCAGCTTTAGTGCGAGAAGTGATCGGTAGGTAA
- a CDS encoding DNA cytosine methyltransferase — protein sequence MSYSDYLRNLLKPALSRSPLVVYLFAGCGGLSLGFEAQGFETHGFEMDTDSCATYKKSLKGNCTQVFLTPERELPSATVIPYSALK from the coding sequence ATGAGCTACTCCGATTATCTCAGAAATTTACTTAAACCTGCGTTATCTCGTAGTCCATTAGTGGTATATTTATTTGCTGGTTGTGGTGGCTTATCCTTGGGATTTGAAGCACAAGGTTTTGAAACTCATGGCTTTGAAATGGATACTGATTCCTGTGCAACATATAAAAAAAGCCTAAAGGGAAACTGTACTCAAGTATTTCTCACACCTGAAAGAGAATTACCATCAGCAACTGTAATCCCATATTCCGCACTTAAATAA
- a CDS encoding DNA cytosine methyltransferase → MLIIGDPPCQLLTVVGNQKGLGDTRDGFPIFIDAVQKLCLDIWLFENVRGILYTNKWYLDETI, encoded by the coding sequence ATGTTGATTATAGGTGATCCTCCTTGTCAACTTCTTACTGTAGTTGGAAACCAAAAAGGCTTAGGAGATACAAGGGATGGCTTTCCAATTTTCATTGATGCAGTTCAGAAACTTTGTCTAGATATTTGGCTGTTTGAAAATGTTCGGGGTATACTTTATACAAATAAATGGTACTTGGATGAAACTATCTAA
- a CDS encoding DUF6737 family protein → MSEQKLISPWSYKPWWCQPWSIMLTGVILISGSWLIFKIIWLTILVAIPVLIWIGFYLLIWPQLMIRSGVLEDES, encoded by the coding sequence ATGTCTGAACAAAAGCTCATAAGCCCCTGGAGTTATAAACCTTGGTGGTGTCAACCTTGGTCAATAATGCTCACAGGGGTGATTTTGATAAGTGGTAGCTGGTTAATATTTAAAATTATCTGGTTGACAATTCTTGTTGCTATACCTGTACTAATTTGGATAGGATTTTATCTGTTAATTTGGCCACAATTGATGATTCGCAGTGGTGTTTTGGAAGATGAAAGTTAG
- a CDS encoding helix-turn-helix domain-containing protein translates to MERTREKFVIAGLDFALKDGENPSKPKKLDEKQEAFLIATACSNPPEGRVRWTMQLLAEHLVKVGIIDSISDEIIRQTLKKMKLNRG, encoded by the coding sequence GTGGAAAGGACAAGAGAAAAGTTTGTGATTGCTGGATTAGACTTTGCTTTAAAGGATGGGGAAAATCCATCAAAACCCAAAAAATTAGATGAAAAACAAGAAGCATTTTTGATTGCGACTGCTTGTTCTAATCCGCCAGAAGGAAGAGTGCGTTGGACAATGCAATTATTAGCGGAGCATTTAGTGAAGGTTGGTATCATAGATTCCATTTCAGACGAAATAATACGCCAAACTCTAAAAAAAATGAAATTAAACCGTGGTTAA
- a CDS encoding transposase, with amino-acid sequence MEDVLDLYNEPYDPKKPTLCLDERPYQLVEEVRLPLPPEPHQPEGYDCEYKRNGVVNLFGFFEPIAGWRHIEVTQSRTKADFAKQLKDLVDVYYPQADVIPLLVDNLNIHTPSVLYEVFSPQEACRIIQKLEFHY; translated from the coding sequence ATGGAAGATGTTTTGGATTTGTACAATGAGCCATATGATCCGAAAAAACCTACACTCTGCCTAGATGAACGCCCATATCAATTAGTAGAAGAAGTAAGACTTCCTTTGCCACCAGAACCACATCAGCCTGAAGGTTATGATTGTGAGTATAAACGCAATGGTGTTGTAAATTTATTTGGCTTTTTTGAACCAATAGCCGGGTGGAGGCATATTGAAGTTACACAAAGTCGGACAAAAGCTGATTTTGCTAAACAATTAAAAGATTTAGTAGATGTTTATTACCCCCAAGCTGATGTGATACCTTTACTTGTTGATAACCTAAACATTCATACTCCAAGTGTTTTATATGAAGTTTTCTCTCCACAAGAAGCATGCCGCATTATTCAAAAATTAGAGTTTCACTATTAG
- a CDS encoding thioredoxin family protein, which translates to MTTDRPVNTPTKPESNLGGRVRNLLIVIVAIALSVALFLGLRTQTNSVSLTQLDQASTPLELAVSNNKPSLVEFYADWCTVCQKMAPDIAQLQQQYADKLNFVMLNVDNNKWLPEMLKYRVDGIPHFVFLGKQGQAIAESLGDIPRSVMASNLEALVTASTLPYAKASGQASKFSAPVSTNGNQDNPRSHGSQVVN; encoded by the coding sequence ATGACCACAGATAGACCTGTGAATACTCCGACAAAGCCAGAATCCAACCTTGGGGGGCGTGTTAGAAACCTCTTAATTGTCATTGTAGCGATAGCTCTGAGTGTGGCGCTATTTTTAGGACTGCGAACCCAGACCAATTCAGTTTCTCTTACCCAACTAGATCAAGCATCCACACCCTTAGAACTAGCAGTCAGCAATAATAAGCCCAGTCTAGTAGAATTCTATGCCGATTGGTGTACCGTCTGCCAAAAAATGGCTCCCGATATAGCTCAACTCCAACAACAATATGCAGACAAGCTAAATTTTGTCATGTTGAACGTCGATAATAACAAATGGCTACCGGAAATGCTCAAATATCGAGTAGATGGCATTCCCCATTTTGTGTTTTTAGGCAAGCAAGGACAAGCAATAGCCGAATCCCTTGGTGATATACCGCGTTCCGTCATGGCCAGCAATTTAGAAGCCTTAGTAACAGCTTCTACCCTGCCTTATGCTAAAGCCAGCGGCCAGGCTTCCAAATTCTCAGCTCCAGTATCCACCAATGGAAATCAAGATAACCCTCGTAGTCATGGTAGCCAAGTGGTCAATTAA
- a CDS encoding NIL domain-containing protein — MKKRITLTFPKRAIQMPVTYRLAKDFNVAANIIRAQVAPNQIGKLVVELLGDIDQLDAAIEWMRSQHISVSHNLGEILIDQDLCVDCGLCTGVCPTEALSLKQDTYQLTFTRSRCIVCEQCIPTCPVQAISINL, encoded by the coding sequence ATGAAAAAAAGAATTACCCTCACTTTCCCTAAACGTGCGATTCAAATGCCTGTCACTTACCGACTAGCAAAAGATTTCAATGTCGCTGCTAATATTATTCGCGCCCAAGTTGCTCCTAATCAAATTGGTAAACTGGTGGTGGAACTATTGGGAGATATTGATCAGCTAGATGCAGCTATTGAATGGATGCGATCACAACATATCAGCGTTTCCCATAATTTAGGTGAAATTCTCATTGATCAAGATTTATGCGTTGATTGTGGCTTGTGTACTGGAGTTTGTCCAACTGAAGCCCTTTCTCTCAAGCAGGATACCTATCAACTCACCTTCACGCGATCGCGTTGCATCGTTTGTGAACAGTGTATTCCCACCTGTCCAGTACAGGCTATTTCCATTAATCTGTAG
- a CDS encoding CHAD domain-containing protein, whose product MKTATKTTLTTLGDCGYQAIEKNFNRTVKWEKSVKKDEDPEALHQMRVGMRRLRTAVSRFKRYLNLPKSASDKNIGKISKILGRLRDLDVLKEILENNYKPHLLEKEQASLQTAFTALDKQREIAVSHIKKTFKEEYYKCLKNECQDWLKNPSYKSFSYVPIQDVLPDLLSPEVSQFCLHPGWLISTQIAESEILLQTKWTPNQLEENLKIQGKTLHSLRKQAKGLRYQMELFTELYGESFVAHINDVKSIQEILGMIQDNMVLREWLENIFKSELDTQLRGLTTLLAANRYQLWQEWQPLQGRYLQAETRYNLHLVVLQPTQISNSINI is encoded by the coding sequence ATGAAAACTGCTACAAAAACGACACTCACCACTCTAGGAGACTGTGGATACCAAGCCATTGAAAAAAACTTTAATAGAACCGTAAAGTGGGAGAAATCGGTTAAAAAAGATGAAGATCCAGAAGCACTACACCAAATGCGGGTAGGAATGCGTCGTTTAAGAACTGCTGTCAGTAGATTTAAGAGATATTTAAATTTACCAAAATCAGCCAGTGATAAAAATATCGGTAAAATTTCTAAGATATTAGGTAGGCTCAGAGATTTAGATGTACTTAAGGAAATTCTAGAAAATAATTACAAACCACATTTACTAGAAAAAGAACAAGCATCTCTACAAACAGCTTTTACAGCATTGGATAAACAACGCGAAATTGCAGTTTCTCATATTAAAAAAACATTTAAAGAGGAATATTACAAATGTTTAAAAAATGAATGTCAAGATTGGTTAAAAAATCCCAGTTATAAAAGTTTTTCCTACGTACCAATTCAGGACGTATTACCAGATTTACTCTCACCAGAAGTTAGTCAGTTTTGCTTACATCCAGGATGGCTCATTAGTACTCAAATCGCTGAATCAGAAATATTATTGCAAACAAAATGGACACCAAATCAATTAGAAGAAAATCTCAAAATACAAGGTAAAACTCTGCATAGTTTGCGGAAACAAGCGAAAGGTCTCCGCTACCAAATGGAGTTATTTACTGAATTATATGGTGAATCTTTTGTCGCACATATTAATGATGTCAAAAGTATCCAAGAAATACTGGGTATGATTCAAGATAATATGGTTTTACGTGAGTGGTTAGAGAATATCTTCAAATCAGAACTTGATACTCAATTGCGTGGTTTAACGACCCTATTAGCCGCAAATCGTTATCAATTATGGCAAGAATGGCAACCACTACAAGGACGTTATCTGCAAGCAGAGACTAGATATAATTTACATTTGGTGGTGCTACAACCTACGCAGATTTCTAATAGTATTAATATTTAG
- a CDS encoding N-acetylmuramoyl-L-alanine amidase, with amino-acid sequence MKFGIDMGHNCPPDTGAKGIKLEDNLTVEVSTKVIAKLRSLGHEAISCKPDRADSVSQSLGRRCNIANRNKVDIFVSIHFNAFNGQANGTEVFAQTDAGRKIAQPVLNEIRKLGFFSRGVKNGSHLYVIKNTNMPAILIECCFIDSAKDMQLYDGEAMASAIVTGLTGKVASAPVNAVKDEEQNTDTSILRLQKALNQLNITDKNGKPLDEDNFTGPATTSAVEKFQKMAGIIPSGMANSTTWNAINQILSKRLVQGNQTSGPIIRYLQYRVGADPDGIYGLNTEAAIKKFQQQNGLTADGIVGAPTWQKLIG; translated from the coding sequence ATGAAATTTGGCATTGATATGGGTCATAATTGCCCCCCAGACACCGGAGCAAAAGGCATTAAACTTGAAGATAACTTAACTGTAGAGGTAAGTACTAAAGTTATAGCTAAGTTAAGAAGTTTAGGCCATGAAGCAATATCCTGTAAGCCAGATAGAGCCGATTCAGTCAGTCAATCACTTGGTAGACGTTGTAATATAGCTAATAGGAACAAAGTTGATATTTTCGTTTCTATTCATTTTAATGCCTTTAATGGACAAGCTAATGGCACAGAAGTATTTGCCCAAACCGATGCTGGTAGAAAAATTGCCCAACCTGTATTAAATGAAATTCGTAAGTTAGGATTTTTTAGTCGCGGTGTCAAGAATGGCTCCCACTTATACGTCATTAAAAATACAAATATGCCTGCTATTCTCATAGAATGTTGCTTTATTGATTCAGCCAAAGATATGCAACTATATGATGGCGAAGCAATGGCTAGTGCAATAGTCACAGGATTAACAGGTAAAGTAGCATCTGCACCTGTAAACGCAGTTAAAGATGAAGAACAGAATACAGACACTAGTATTTTGAGATTGCAAAAAGCCTTAAATCAACTCAACATCACCGATAAAAATGGTAAGCCTTTGGATGAAGATAACTTTACAGGCCCAGCAACAACCTCCGCTGTTGAAAAATTTCAAAAAATGGCAGGGATCATCCCATCAGGAATGGCAAATAGCACAACATGGAATGCAATCAATCAAATCTTATCAAAACGATTAGTGCAAGGAAATCAAACCAGTGGACCAATAATTAGATACTTGCAATATCGTGTTGGTGCTGATCCAGATGGTATCTATGGGCTAAACACAGAAGCAGCAATTAAGAAATTTCAACAACAAAATGGTTTAACCGCTGATGGAATTGTTGGTGCTCCGACTTGGCAAAAATTAATAGGTTAG